The DNA segment TTTTGAGTTTATGTGTTATTGAGCATCATCTTTTTAATGCCCGGTTGATCGTTAAGTGTTTGGAGGCAGGGGTTGCTCTGCAAAGTTAGTTTTATTTAGCAGGCTTGTAACTATGAAAGGGAACTGAAGTGAGCAGAGAGAAGAAGGTTATGCTGAGCGGGGCGGGGGTTAGCTGTGCTTTGGGGTTGGTAACGATCGGGCCGCCGGATCTTATTTCGCAGTGGTTTTATGCGACGGTTTCGGTGGCGGTCTATTTTATGTATGTGGGTGTTTTGCGGGTGGTGCTGGGCAGGATCACCGGGATTAAGCAGGCGGTTATCTTTGCTGTGATGGGCGTGCTGACAGCATATGCAGGGACGTGGGGTTTCTTATGGATCATGCGGGGAGTGGGTTGATATGGTTGGAAAAGCATGTGATGTATAAAAATCTTGTCAATAATAAGCTTGCCAAGCAAGTGTTGTTCTGGGCCGGGTTTGTTGGGGTGTGGTTTGTATACGCCTTTTTTATGGATGCGGTGGTTGGCAGGCCCTTGGATCGTGGCGACACAGCAATTGCGATGAGGCGCTTCACCGGGGTTGTGCTAGCGGGTATGCTGGCGTATCTGGTTTGGGTTTATAAAACTTGGCAGCGTGACAGATTCTGGCGGTTTGACGTTGCGGGAATGATGCTGGTCTGTGGATTGTTTGGAGTTGGCATATTTTACAAGACCGAAATGATGACCGTATTGGGTTTTATTAGTTTTTTCGTTTTATCAGACTTCAGGTTCATCAGAGAATTAAAGCGGGACAGGCATCTGGCGGGAAGTAAGAACATTCGGGAGCGGGTGGGATACTGGATAACGGTTGTTAATACCGTACTGATCGCTTTGATGATCATTATGTTGTCGGCAGTGGGTTTTGTTATGCTTGTGTATGTGCTAGGGATGGGGAAGTGAATGGTGTTTGGTTTGAAGGTGAGGATTTATGGCTGGGCCTGAGCTTGATGGTCGTGATGAGTTGGTGTATTACTTTTTTCCGCCGGGAGCTGCGGTGGCGGGGCTGGTGTCGGTTATGGCGTTTGCCTGGCTGGGCTGGTACGGGGTGAATGAGGTTTTGTTTTTTGCGTGGCCTGCGGGGCTGGTCTGGTGGGTGATCCATGTGCTCAGGCGTAACTGGCGGATGGCGGGACAGACGTATTTTCTGTTGTGGGCGTGGGTTTTGCTGTCGTATGTGGGGGCGATCGTGATGACGATCGTACTGCATTATTTGGGATGGGATGAGGAAAGGCGATCGCTTGTGAGTCAGCGTTTTGGGGTCGGTATGCTGGCGGTGCTGGCTTTGATGGGGGTAGTGCAGTTTTATATTCGCAGGCGGTGGTGGGGTGAGGATGAATAGAAGGTCGGGATGAAGAAAACAGGATTTCTAACAACATTCAATAGACGGAGGTTTTGTTATGCGGTTGGAGCGGATTTTTGTTTGCGGTGTTTTTATTTTGTGCTGTCTGGTTGGCGGGATTTGTTTTGGCGGGGAGGATGTTGAGGCGGGCAGTGCGGCGGAGCGGTTTGAGGAGGCGCTTGGGGAGGTAGACCCTGATGCTGGTGATGATGAGATGGTCGAGCAGATGAAGGAGGCGATGGGGGTTGAGAGTGACGAGGAGATGTTTGGAGTGATGCTGGAGGCTATGCGTGAGTCGGCGGACAGGATCGAGGATGGTGCTGAGAAGCTGGCTCGGAGGCGTGAGCGGCTGATCGATACTTATCGCGGTGAGCTGGCGGAGCTTGAGAAGATACTGCGGGCGGAGGAGGATGAGTGCGAGAAGGCGTTGCGGCTGGTGGATAAGAAGCGGGCTGAGTTGAAAGAGACTGCGGACAGGCGGGGCAAGGAGTCGAAGAGCAAGAGAGAGCTGGCGAGGCAGATTTATGCGCTGGGTCTTGAGGTGCTTGCGGATCGTATCGAGTTTATGCTCGGGGTCAGGCAGGTGTGTGAGGATGAGTGCGGTGACGCGGTGACGGAGTGGGTCGAGGATCGGCTGGTCGGTCTGCGGTTTGTTTATATCGAGCGGCTCGGGATGAATGTGACGGATATACTGAAGGCTGACCGGGAATCGGGGGATGTTTTGCGTGAGAGTGCATTTTTGCCTTCGTATATGACGCATTGGCGGGAAGTCGATTTCGGGGAGGCTATGCCGGAGCTGTATGAGAGCAGGCGGCGGATGCCGAAGGGGGGGCCGGGTATGATTGGCCTGATGCCTGGCGGGATGTTCGGAGGCAAGCGTCCGATCCGGCCGAGTGTTTACGGCTGGGCAGGCGGGGGAGCGAATATGCATTACTGTGTGGAGAAGGGAAAGGTGGGGCAGTTCGTGCGGGATGTGCGGGAGTTTTGTGAGGAGGCTGGGTATGAGGCGCTTGAGTTCGATTTGTGTGTGCCGGAGATGGAGGGGAGTGCGGATGCGGCTTGGATCGGTGGGCCCGGTGAGGCGGAGGCGTGGAACCAGTTCTGGTATGATGATGCTGGGCGCGTGTTCGGTGTGAGTGTGATGCGAAGCGAGGAGAAGGGCAACGAGGTGAGGTGGGTTTATCTGCCGCGGGAGAAGGTGGAGGCTGTGATGGATTATCTGCGGCTTGAGGATGGGGAGTATGAGGTTGACGAAGAGCGGATGGAGGCGGGGGATTTTTATCGGCTGCGCGACGTGACTGACAGTGAGTGGTTTTGAGATCGTTTTGCGGGAGGCAGGAAGATGGTTAGGATACCCAATAGTTTGTGGGGATATTTTTGGTATATGGTTCTGCTGACTGTTGCGGTGTTGATCGTAGCTATGCTGCTGAACTTGGGGGTGGATCCTGTTGCGGTGCCGGTGGTGACGGTAGTGAATGAGGCGGGGGGTGAGGTGCGGGGTGTGGAGCTGGTTTGTGGGGAGAAGGCTGAAGGAAGGCTTGTAATGGATTCTAAGCACGTTGGTGAACTGGCGGCGGGTGAACAGGCGGACGTGGTGATAGTGCCGCGGGAGAAATTTTCGTTGGCGGTGCGCTGGCAAGCAACGGACGGCGAGGAGTTTGAACGTGAGGTGGGCGAGGGCTTGGTGCCTGGTGAAATTGACAGAATAGAGATTGTGCTGAAGGCGGATGGTGAGGTGGATATGGAGATGGATTAAGGTTCGTAAGGAGCAGGTCATGGCGGTTGATAGGGTTCGGGTTGCGGTTTGGTCGGTTGCGGGGATTGTCGTGTTGTATTTTATCGCTGGGAGCAGTTGTTGGTGTTATGTGTTCAGTCCGACGCCTAGGGATTTTGCGGAGCGGATTGTTTGCGGGTCCAACCAGAAGGGGATACATGCGGCGGTGGTGGAGTACCGGGATGAGCATGGGGAGCTGCCGGGGTCGGCTGAGGTGCTTGTTGAGGAGGGGTATTTTGGTGAGGATGTGCTGGTGTGTCCGACAAGCGGTCAGGGGTACGAGTATGAGCGGGACAGCTTTGGCGAGTCGGATGAGGTGCTGATATTCTGTGATACGGATCATGGCGGTGAGAAGGTGCAGACGATGGGAGACGGGGAGGTGGTGATGGAGGCGGTGGAGTGAGGTTTGACTGCATTTGGTTTTAGAAGACGCTGGCAGGTTAAATTTTGAGTCGCATCACTTTTTCGTTAGATAACGAAAGCAGTGAGGAGCAGCGGATGAGTTTTTCAGTGTCTTCGACGCAGGGTTAATGTACCGATTGTGAGGAGTGCGAGGGTTGCGGGTTCGGGGACTACGTGTATGTCGGTTTGATATTCCTCGGTTGAGCCTTCGACCCAGTATCGCGCTCCTGCGAAGTCTTCGGGCACGAGGTCCGGGGAAATATGCGCCCATGCTTCGAGTGGTTCGTTAAATCCAAGCATTTCAGCAAGTACTGACAAGAAGTCTAAGCTCGGCCAGTCTAATATGACCCTTCTGACCGAATAGGAGTTAACTGAGTCGACTTGGGGCTTAGAGCTTTTTAGACCAGTATCTTCATTGGTTGTTTCATGGAAATCTAAAGCGATTCTTGTGACATTAGCACCATCATCGTCGACCAGTACCAAGCCTGAAAAAGAATCATACTGTATCAGGGGTATGCCGTCGCCGGTGATGAGGTTTGCGGATGCGGTTGTGGTCGCAAATAATGCGAAAGTGATGAGGGTCAGGGTTTTGAATTTCATGGTTTGCCTTTCTCAAAGACAGTAATTATGCCTGATGATAGTAAGGTGGAGTGAGAGTGTCAAGAAGTTTAGGGTGTTTTAGTTTACGTATTATATATAATCACACAGGGTGTTAAATATGTCGGTGCAGAGAATCAGATGGGTCAATAATGAGTAAGAAGCACGCTTTTTAATGCTGTTTACGTTTGGGGGCGAGTCGAAGGTGTGGATCGCTCTGTTGTTAGGCGGGGTGAATAAATTCTTTCATGTTGGGGGCGTTGTTGGTAAAATAGGCAGGTGCGTTTGGTGTGCCCGGGGGCATTTTTGGGTTTTTGTTTCGGGTTTTCGGGTGCCGGAATTTGGACTTTTTTCTTTCTCATTACAGGAGATTTGCGATGTTTGGGGCATTTCGAGGATATCGGAGCGTTTTCGTGATAGTTATGCTGGCGATCTTTGCGGGCGGTTTGTTTGCTGCGCCGAATGACAGGGGGCAGAGGCGAGGGCCTGGTCAGATGCCTGGAATGCTGCCGCCTGGTATGGGTGGTCCCGGTGAAATGGGGCCTGGTGGTCACGGAATGCGTGGGCACGGACAGGGTGGTTACAGCGGTGCGCTTGGGCAGGTGCTGAAAGAGGTACTCCAGACGGTCAATGCGGGCGGTGAGCTGAGCAAGGAAAAGCAGCTCGAGGTCCGGCAGACGCTGCAGCAGGAAAGAGAGCAGCGGCGGAGCGTGGAGTATCAGCTTTTGGAAGCGTGGTCGAATTATTTTGCGGGGGATATGAAGGGCGCGTATCGCGGTGCGCTGATGGCGAACAAGGCTGATCCGGAGAGTGCGGATGCGCAGCGGACGCTGGTTGCGACTGCGGTTATGTCGGGCAGCAAACAGTATATGCAGAACGCGATGAAGCAGGTCGGCGGCGAGATCGGTGACGGCGGGATGCTGGACCTGGATCTTGCGGGCTTGAACGCGGCGATGATCGGTCAGAAGGTCGGGCCGATCCAGGCGGTGTGCATGAACTCTACGCAGTTTATGTATCCCGGCAAGGGCAATCTTTGCATGATGGTGTGGCAGCTCGAGGAGAAGGTACAGGTTCAGCCGGGCGGAATGGGTCAAGTTGCCGGCGGTGAGCCTAACAGTATGGGCGGCTCGGATGATGACGATCGCGGTGGGTCGCGGCGGAATCAGAACGGTCGGCGCGGTTACGGCGGGGGTCATGGTACGCCCGGTATGATGCCGCCTGGTATGGGTAGCAACGGTCACGGATACGGCGGCGGATATGGCGGTCGCGGTCAGATGACGAATTTCGATGAGCAGATGATGGAGTTTCGCAACCTGTTCGTGCGGTATGCGGGCAATGGTGATGTCGCGTT comes from the Anaerohalosphaera lusitana genome and includes:
- a CDS encoding PEP-CTERM sorting domain-containing protein — protein: MKFKTLTLITFALFATTTASANLITGDGIPLIQYDSFSGLVLVDDDGANVTRIALDFHETTNEDTGLKSSKPQVDSVNSYSVRRVILDWPSLDFLSVLAEMLGFNEPLEAWAHISPDLVPEDFAGARYWVEGSTEEYQTDIHVVPEPATLALLTIGTLTLRRRH
- a CDS encoding DUF4175 domain-containing protein: MFGAFRGYRSVFVIVMLAIFAGGLFAAPNDRGQRRGPGQMPGMLPPGMGGPGEMGPGGHGMRGHGQGGYSGALGQVLKEVLQTVNAGGELSKEKQLEVRQTLQQEREQRRSVEYQLLEAWSNYFAGDMKGAYRGALMANKADPESADAQRTLVATAVMSGSKQYMQNAMKQVGGEIGDGGMLDLDLAGLNAAMIGQKVGPIQAVCMNSTQFMYPGKGNLCMMVWQLEEKVQVQPGGMGQVAGGEPNSMGGSDDDDRGGSRRNQNGRRGYGGGHGTPGMMPPGMGSNGHGYGGGYGGRGQMTNFDEQMMEFRNLFVRYAGNGDVAFVGVNTDSAVNSGKVAAELVSKAWPWAQVMAERGGLGEYAQMSVDPDKPMMVLTDKRGVVTYAGPASGFLPKSMMTSMEVQPVAFGSGTGGAGQIDAAVAQQMQAVSQMSEEEQQGLLGRMMGAMGGEGQQGQAAGREQSREQQRGSQMQNEQRGGQQQQAQQQAGQAGELSVAQEYDAGKLLRQAQVQLGGTSPGSILRMSRKRSERGIKYCREILQKYPRTKYADEARNLLRKVPDRYKDAFNVTDEEMGL